GAATTTTTAAGCAGACAACCAGCATGACCCCCTCGCAATTTATTATCGACCACCAAACAAACTCTTTAGTATAAATCATTTAAGGATTTCAATAATTTATATAAACTAGTGTAGCTATTTAAAAACCCGCTTCTTTATGAAACATCATTTTTTGTTTAGTGAGGGGATGCGAAAATTCTAATGTATCTGCGTGTAAATACAAACGATTAGATTTTTTTCCATATAAATCATCACCTATAATCGGAATATTCAATCCTAAAACATGAGAAGCATGAACTCGTAATTGATGTGTTCGTCCAGAAATAGGATAGAAATGAATTTTCGTTTTCCCATTTTTCCGTTCTATAACTTCCCACTTTGTTTCTGCTGGTTTTCCATGCTCAAAACAAACCAGTTGCCTGGGTCTATCATCTAAATCACCTCGAAGTGGTAAGCTTATTACTCCGGCATCATCATTTACAATCCCATCTAGTAGCGCAGTATACCTTTTTTCTACGGTTTTACTAATAAATTGACTTTGTAAATCTTTATGTGCTTTTTTGTTCTTTGCCAAAACCAATAATCCAGAAGTAGACATATCTAATCGATGAACGATAATAGGGCCAGAAACATCTTTTACTTGCTGCTTAATTCGGGTATATACCGAATCTTGAATGTGAATTCCAGGAACCGACAAAAACTCCTCAGGCTTGTATACCACTATCAAATGTTCATCTTCAAAAATGGTCTCGAGCTCTTTGCCAATAGCAGGGTTTACTAACATGGGATTGGTATCCATTTCGATTCCATCCAACATATGCTTTAAAATCGGCTTACACTTTCCTTGACAAGCTGGATAAAATTGCTGATGTTTTCGTATTTCTTTACTTGGCGATTTTCCCCACCAAAATTCAGCCATGGCAATAGGTTTTAATTCATTCAAAAAAGCATATTGCAATAATTTTGGAGCAGCACATTCTCCAGAACCCGCAGGAATATTTTGCTCAGCAGTTTCAACAAATAATTCCGATAGGTTCTTGATTTCTTTTTTTGAATTCAAAAACTGATATTGTTCAAATAAGTAATCCTGCAGTGCCGCTGATTTTGCTTTGCGTTGATCTTTTAAAATAGTTATTTGATTGCTGAAAACCGATAGTTTTTCTTGGAGCGCCTTCAAGGTGTGTTCCCAATAACGATTTACATTATTGAAAAAATATTTGGCTTCTAAGCTTTCTTTATTCAAAGCCTCTTCAAAAGTTGCGTATGCTTCTTCTGATAATTCTAATTGTGCTTTTACTCTTCGTAAGTTCCGCTCTTTTTTTTCAAATTTCAGGGCTTCCTTTTTTTCTTGAATATCAATGGCCGCTTTCTTCTTTTCCGCTTTTACCTGAGCTAGCAATTTTTGATATTCAGAGCCCTTCTCCAGATTTTCTAATTCTATATTGATCCTATTTAAAATACCCTCCTCTTGTAGAAAATAGGAATCCTTAGTCAGCATATCATATACTGGTGGAACAAATTTTTTATGCTGATTTTTCTCCGCCAACTTTCCTGAAACAGCGGTTATATATCCAAGTTCATTTTTCTGGTTTTTGACCACTAGGACTCCAAACATTTTTCCAATAACCATTCCTTTTTTAGAAGAATCCATACCAAAATTATGCTCAAAATCACTTTGTGTTTCCAAATAATATTGCACTTCGTTTGCAGCTAGTTTACACAAAGGATGTGGTTCATAATAAAAGGGAAATGTAAACTTGTTGGGAAGTTTAAACTCGTCTACTGGAGTGGAGAAATATTGAAAATGTGTTTGCACAATGCTTAATTAAAATTCTGGGCAAATATACTGTTTTTGATTGCCAATATATTTATGAAAATTTGGTGCCGTCAATCTTTCTCAAAGCAATAAATCGGTCAGTTATCACTTCTATTTCAAGTTTGTACTCATCTGCAATATATTCTATCGTTTCCTTTCTGTAGATGAACACATGAGTGGGGTCCTTTCTATAACTCCAATTTCTAAAGCTAATCTGCTCATGATATAAAATGGTCATAATCAGTAAGCTTCCATTTTCATTTAGTAATGATACCAGCCGGTCTATTTCTTTTTTTGGTTGATAAAAATGCTCAAACACCTCGCAACTGGCAATATAATCGTAGCTATGACTTAACAGGTTTTCTTTAGGAGCAAAGAAGGGATCGTATTGAACAATGTCATAGCCTTTCTTCATAAGTTCGCTCGAGATAACAGGGCCGGTGCCACTTCCAAAATCTAATCCTTTATGTGCTGCTAAGAAATTCTCAAGGATAAAATGAGTAATAGGAGAGGTAAAGTCTTGATATCGAATATCAGTTACATCATTGATGTGAGCTTCGTAGATTGCTTTCTCCTCATCAGCATTTAAATAGTGTGTTTCGTCTAATAGTATTGCTTTACAAATATCACAATCATAATAGTTCGTATCTATTTTATGTATAAGTGTGGAACCGCAGAGTGTACAAATCATTTCTTGAATGGGCTTTGTTTTTTAATGTCTAATCTGCTAAATTAAAATACATTTTTAACATGCGATAATTTTTTATTCTGACATTAGAAAACATGTCGTTAGTACCATTTGTTTCGTTTGTGTATTAGCCTGCAACCTAAACAGCCATTCATTCAAATGTAGGTAAATGAATCCTGAAATACTCTTGCAATCATCCTGCAACCCCTTGTTAATATTGCAATGTACATATTTTTTTAATCTATATTTGCAGCCAAATTTTAGCAAATATTAAATTGAAGAAAGCATTCTCCATATTATTCCTATTTGTCTTTTTATATAACTTGGTGGGTTATTATATCGTATTTAATATGGTTCAATTTCAGGTAAAAGATGAGGTGAAGTATTTAATAAAACATTTTGTTCCTCAGGAAGAGTTGGTGCTTATATCCATTGAAAATAGCAAGAGTTATTTGCTCGCCTGGACAAAACCCAATAAGGAATTCAGATATCAAGGACAAATGTTTGATATAGTTGAAAAACAAATTAAAGACAACAAAATCATATACTCATGTATACACGATTTTAAGGAAAGTAAACTGTTCGAAAATCTGGACATTCATATCAAAAATTATATTTCTCATCATCCAGAGCAGCAAAACAAAACCAAGAACCTTCTCAATATAATGGCAAAACTCTTTTTCTTCCAAAGAAATACCTTGTTATTGGAAAGCCATAGTCGTATTAAAAAAATAAATACTATATATATTCAAAACTATCAATCTATAGTTTTAGAT
This portion of the Lentimicrobium sp. L6 genome encodes:
- a CDS encoding pseudouridine synthase, with the protein product MQTHFQYFSTPVDEFKLPNKFTFPFYYEPHPLCKLAANEVQYYLETQSDFEHNFGMDSSKKGMVIGKMFGVLVVKNQKNELGYITAVSGKLAEKNQHKKFVPPVYDMLTKDSYFLQEEGILNRINIELENLEKGSEYQKLLAQVKAEKKKAAIDIQEKKEALKFEKKERNLRRVKAQLELSEEAYATFEEALNKESLEAKYFFNNVNRYWEHTLKALQEKLSVFSNQITILKDQRKAKSAALQDYLFEQYQFLNSKKEIKNLSELFVETAEQNIPAGSGECAAPKLLQYAFLNELKPIAMAEFWWGKSPSKEIRKHQQFYPACQGKCKPILKHMLDGIEMDTNPMLVNPAIGKELETIFEDEHLIVVYKPEEFLSVPGIHIQDSVYTRIKQQVKDVSGPIIVHRLDMSTSGLLVLAKNKKAHKDLQSQFISKTVEKRYTALLDGIVNDDAGVISLPLRGDLDDRPRQLVCFEHGKPAETKWEVIERKNGKTKIHFYPISGRTHQLRVHASHVLGLNIPIIGDDLYGKKSNRLYLHADTLEFSHPLTKQKMMFHKEAGF
- a CDS encoding class I SAM-dependent methyltransferase, which produces MICTLCGSTLIHKIDTNYYDCDICKAILLDETHYLNADEEKAIYEAHINDVTDIRYQDFTSPITHFILENFLAAHKGLDFGSGTGPVISSELMKKGYDIVQYDPFFAPKENLLSHSYDYIASCEVFEHFYQPKKEIDRLVSLLNENGSLLIMTILYHEQISFRNWSYRKDPTHVFIYRKETIEYIADEYKLEIEVITDRFIALRKIDGTKFS